From the Kribbella sp. CA-293567 genome, the window CGGTCGACCAGGCGGACAAGAGCGTCGACGCGGCGAAGAACGCGCTCCGGCAGGCGAAGGCGGCGCTCAAGCAGGCCAAGGCCGGTCCGGGCAAGGCGGACACGTCGGTCCAGCAGGGGCTGGTCGACGACGCGGAGGAGAACCTGGCCGACGCCCAGCTGGCCAAGAACGAGGCCCAGTTCAAGGCCGGTACGCCGCTGCCGCTGTCCGAGGTCGTCTACGTGAAGTCGCTGCCGCGCCGGGTCGACGAGGTGAAGACCGAGCGTGGCGCCGTCGTCAACGGAGTGGTGATGTCGGCCAGCGGCGCCGCCCTGGTGGTCAGCCTCAAGGTCGACGCGGCAACCAAGGAGCGGCTGAAGGCAGGGATGCCGGCCAGTTTCGACATCGGCGACGGGTCGGTCGTCCAGGCGAAGATCGTGCGGATCACCGGCAGCGGCGACGAGTACACGGTGGTGATCTCACCGAAGACGCTGACCGCGGCTCAGCTGGGCCGGCTCCGGGACGCGAACGTCAAGGTGACGGTTCCGCTCAAGAGCACGAACGGCAAGGTTCTCGCCGTACCGCTGGCCGCGCTGTCGGCGGGCTCGGACGGCGGTTCGCGGGTGGAGGTCCTGCGCGACGGCAAGGTGGAGCTGATCCCGGTCAAGGTCGGGCTGTCCGCCGACGGGTTCGCGCAGGTGACCGCGACCGGCGACGCGAAGCTGTCCGAGGGCGACCAAGTGGTGGTCGGCAAATGAGCTCGACGGCGGTGGCGCTGCCGGCTCCGGTGGTGGAGATGATCGGCGTCCGGCGGTTCTTCCCCGGGCCGCCCGAGGTGCAGGCGATCCGCGAGATCGACCTGACCATCCGCGAAGGCGAGTACCTGTCGATCGTCGGGCCGTCCGGCTCCGGCAAGTCGACCCTGCTGCACCTGCTCGGGCTGCTCGACAACCCGACCGGCGGGATCTACCGGCTGGACGGCGTCGACACGATGAGCCTGCGGGAGCGGCGCCGCGCCGTCCTGCGGGGCGAGCGGATCGGCTTCGTCTTCCAGTCGTTCCACCTGCTCGACCACCGCACGGTGCTGGAGAACGTCGCGCTGTCGATGGTCTACGTCGGAGTACCGCGGAAGGAGCGGATGGCGCGTGCACGAGTCGCCCTGGAACGGGTCGGGCTGGCACACCGGATGGAGTTCGGGCCGAGCACCCTGTCGGGCGGCGAGCGGCAACGCGTCGCGATCGCCCGGGCGCTGGTCGCCGAGCCGAGTCTGCTGCTGGCCGACGAGCCCACCGGAAACCTGGACAGCGCCAACGCGGAGGCGATCCTCCAGGTGTTCGACGAACTGCACCACGAGGGCATGACGCTGGCGGTGATCACTCACGACGACCACGTCAGTGAGCGCGCCCAGCGCCGGGTCCGCATCGTCGACGGGACGCTGCAGTGGTGAGCTGGCGGCGTACCCCGAAAGCCGGCCCGGCCAACGCCGGGCGGCCCAACCCCGACCCCCGGAACGCCGGGGCGCCCAACCCCGACCCCCGCAATGTCGGGTCGCTCAACGCCGACTCGTCCAATGCAGGCCTCCCGGATCCCGCCGGCGGGCCGTCCACCTCCCGCCGGCGCCGCAGGCAAGGACGTGTGGCGCTGGCGGGCGTAGTACAGCGAATCGCCGGCTCGCGGCGAGACGATCAACGTCCGGCGCGCCCCGGAAGTCCGCAGCGAAAGAGCGGACCCGCGCTGCGCGATCTGCTCGACGAGGCGCTGGCAGGCGTCGCGGCCCGGCCGACCCGTCTGGTTCTGACCACGCTCGGCACGGTGCTCGGCATCGCCGCGCTGGTGGGAACGGTCGGCCTCGGGCAGACCGCGGCCGGTCAGATCACTCAGCTGTTCGATCTCGCCGCCGCGACCCGGGTGGTGGTGACACCGGACGACAACGGACAGGAAGGCGAAGCGGCGACGCAACTGCCATGGGACGCGCCCCAGCGAATCGTGCGGCTGAACGGCGTGGATGCCGCCGGCACGGTCAGCCAGGTCGAGGTCGGCGCAGACCTGGTCCGCAGCGTCACCGGGCTGGACGGAGCGAAGGACGGCTACAAGCTGCAGGTGATGGCCGCCTCGGGCGGGCTCTTCGACGCCGTACGTGCCGCGCTGCAGACCGGCCGGTTCTTCGACGCCGGCCACGACGCCCGCGGCGACCGGGTCGTCGTCCTCGGCAAGAACGCGGCGAAGCGGCTCGGCATCAACCGGGTCGACTCGCAGCCGGCCGTCTTCATCGGCGACCAGGCCTACACGGTGATCGGCATCCTCGATGCCGTCAGCGGCAAGGCCGAGTTGCTCGACTCGGTGATCGTGCCGAACGGGACGGCCAGGGCGGAGTACGACCTGAAGGCCCCGGAGTCGGTCGAGATCCGTACGTCGGTCGGCGCGGCCCAGCTGATCGCCCAACAGGCGCCGGTCGCGATCGAGCCGAACGACCCGAGCGGCCTGAAGGTCGACGCTCCGCCGAAACAAGGCGGCGTCCGCAAGGGCGTCGAGTCGAACCTGAACGCGCTGTTCCTGCTGCTCGGCGCGGTCGCGTTGCTGGTCGGCGGTCTCGGCATCGCCAACGTGACCCTGCTGTCGGTGCTGGAGCGGGTGGGGGAGATCGGCCTGCGCCGCGCCCTGGGCGCCGCGCGAAGACACGTGGCCGGGCAGTTCCTGGTGGAGAGCGTGATCGTCGGGTTCCTGGGCGGACTGCTGGGTACGGCGGTGGGTGTCCTGCTGACCGTCGGAGTCTCCTTCGCCCGCGACTGGACTCCGATCCTGGACAGCCAACTCACCTTCGGGGCGCCCTTCCTCGGCGCCGTCATCGGCCTGATCGCCGGCACCTACCCGGCCTGGAAGGCGTCTGCCATCCAGCCGATCACGGCACTGCGGGGGACCTGAGCGGTGAGGACCAGCGGGAGTAGAGCACCGCGGACAGCAGGAAGCCGAGCACCACGAAGGCCAGAACCGGGTACGACTGGCCGTTGTCGGGCAGGATCAGCGCGCCGAGGGCGGCCGCGGAGACCTGGCCGACGTTGAAGATCATGTCGTAGAGAGCGAAAACGCGACCGCGGTAGACATCGTCGACACCCGTCTGGACGAGGGTGTCGACGCTGATCTTCACGCCCTGCGCGCAGAAACCGGTGAGCAGGCCGGAGACCAGGATCGCGGGCTGGGTGTAGAGCCCGCCGGGGAACGCGGTCACCACGGCGGCCGCGACGAACAGTACGGTGATCCATCGGCGCAGGCTCAGCACGCGGGTCGCCCACGGTGTCACCAGGGCCGCGACGAAGAGCCCGGCACCGACCGCGCCGGTCGCGAGCGCGAGCGCGCCGAACGCCTGGTCCAGCTGATCGGGACCGTAGAACTTGTTGCGGTACAGCAGAATCATCGCGACCGTGACCAGGCCGAAGAAGAACCTCAGCGAACCGATCGCGGCGAGCCCGAGCGCTGCCTGCCGCCGCTCCTTCAGATGCCGGCCGCCGTCGATCAACCCGGCC encodes:
- a CDS encoding ABC transporter ATP-binding protein, with amino-acid sequence MSSTAVALPAPVVEMIGVRRFFPGPPEVQAIREIDLTIREGEYLSIVGPSGSGKSTLLHLLGLLDNPTGGIYRLDGVDTMSLRERRRAVLRGERIGFVFQSFHLLDHRTVLENVALSMVYVGVPRKERMARARVALERVGLAHRMEFGPSTLSGGERQRVAIARALVAEPSLLLADEPTGNLDSANAEAILQVFDELHHEGMTLAVITHDDHVSERAQRRVRIVDGTLQW
- a CDS encoding peptidoglycan-binding protein, yielding MTASPKSRRRVLIGVSAVATLSLGVGVAAGSRLMSPEDAAAKTAPPKASQITVPVELKALSSKIVGRGDTSFDGAVNIRVETSGLQTPAVVTGKVPKVGSSLLAGKALLEIAGRPVIGLPGVLPMYRALAPGSKGPDVLQLEQTLAKLGFDPGKVDSKYDTSTSRAVEELYEAAGYDAPEPDEQLKQAVDQADKSVDAAKNALRQAKAALKQAKAGPGKADTSVQQGLVDDAEENLADAQLAKNEAQFKAGTPLPLSEVVYVKSLPRRVDEVKTERGAVVNGVVMSASGAALVVSLKVDAATKERLKAGMPASFDIGDGSVVQAKIVRITGSGDEYTVVISPKTLTAAQLGRLRDANVKVTVPLKSTNGKVLAVPLAALSAGSDGGSRVEVLRDGKVELIPVKVGLSADGFAQVTATGDAKLSEGDQVVVGK
- a CDS encoding ABC transporter permease; protein product: MSWRRTPKAGPANAGRPNPDPRNAGAPNPDPRNVGSLNADSSNAGLPDPAGGPSTSRRRRRQGRVALAGVVQRIAGSRRDDQRPARPGSPQRKSGPALRDLLDEALAGVAARPTRLVLTTLGTVLGIAALVGTVGLGQTAAGQITQLFDLAAATRVVVTPDDNGQEGEAATQLPWDAPQRIVRLNGVDAAGTVSQVEVGADLVRSVTGLDGAKDGYKLQVMAASGGLFDAVRAALQTGRFFDAGHDARGDRVVVLGKNAAKRLGINRVDSQPAVFIGDQAYTVIGILDAVSGKAELLDSVIVPNGTARAEYDLKAPESVEIRTSVGAAQLIAQQAPVAIEPNDPSGLKVDAPPKQGGVRKGVESNLNALFLLLGAVALLVGGLGIANVTLLSVLERVGEIGLRRALGAARRHVAGQFLVESVIVGFLGGLLGTAVGVLLTVGVSFARDWTPILDSQLTFGAPFLGAVIGLIAGTYPAWKASAIQPITALRGT